The following coding sequences are from one Eucalyptus grandis isolate ANBG69807.140 chromosome 11, ASM1654582v1, whole genome shotgun sequence window:
- the LOC104426043 gene encoding wall-associated receptor kinase-like 22 — MSNSVFQVLLLLVSLTVPASGATPRLAKRGCAETCGNVTIPFPFGIGTGCFLDDWYEIVCQQNHTVPILNKIGLRVLDILLPNFTSEGDGMIKVSLPVIYSNASCKGHGLGEPVSLEGSDFFFSQRWNVFTSVGSTEATVISKESAGIVFTSSGCRSKCAGTNTNISWSSACSGADGCCQTTLPLNLQAFGVDIKEEGGQQGCKYAFLAERSWFSKADVTGLYDLRVKDKVPVVLQWGIQNNTDYSLALRNSSMNSDVVSCYMSSTPLECWCRDGYGGNPYFIGGCQDINECEDSNICHRMDRTCVNKRGGYDCVDSRKTAKVILIGVGAGLGVLLLCLFIWRLCKYIKKRKIIKLKEKYFKRNGGLLLEIEPSSPGGKIKKSKLFNSKDLENATDNFNDDRILGQGGQGTIYKGMLTDGKIVAIKKSKAIDEGKVEQFINEILILSQISHRNVVKLLGCCLETEVPLLVYEFIPNGTLYQYLHDPNEEFHVSWDTRLRIATEIAGALFYLHSAASIPIYHRDIKSTNILLDEKFRAKVADFGTSKSVSLDQTHVTTLVQGTFGYLDPEYFQSSQFTDKSDVYSFGVVLVELLTGQKPISSLREQEGRSLATYFIVSMEESHLFDIVDAQVLKEGKKEEIAIVANLANRCLSLNGRSRPTMKEVAMELEGIRKLPNPLDIQQNQEDRDATESHAIAFKSSKSNIDANVITFSDVQPFLPSTTW, encoded by the exons ATGTCAAACTCGGTGTTTCAAGTTCTTTTGCTTCTGGTTTCCCTCACGGTACCAGCATCAGGAGCCACACCGAGACTTGCAAAGCGTGGCTGTGCTGAAACGTGCGGGAACGTCACCATTCCCTTCCCCTTTGGAATAGGGACAGGGTGTTTCTTGGATGACTGGTATGAGATTGTCTGCCAGCAAAACCATACGGTTCCCATACTAAATAAGATTGGATTGAGAGTTCTCGACATTTTACTCCCCAATTTTACTTCAGAGGGAGATGGCATGATAAAGGTCAGTCTTCCAGTAATTTACTCAAATGCAAGCTGCAAGGGCCATGGACTTGGTGAGCCAGTGAGCTTAGAAGGAAGTGACTTTTTCTTCTCCCAGAGATGGAACGTCTTTACATCGGTCGGTTCAACCGAGGCAACAGTGATTAGTAAAGAATCAGCTGGTATAGTCTTTACATCCAGCGGTTGCAGGTCGAAATGTGCTGGAACCAATACCAACATTAGCTGGTCCAGTGCTTGCTCCGGGGCAGATGGATGCTGCCAGACTACGCTCCCCTTAAATCTTCAAGCCTTTGGTGTGGATATCAAAGAAGAAGGTGGACAGCAGGGGTGCAAGTACGCTTTCCTGGCAGAGAGATCATGGTTCTCAAAGGCGGACGTTACAGGTTTATATGATTTGAGAGTGAAAGATAAGGTTCCAGTGGTGTTACAATGGGGGATCCAAAACAATACCGACTATTCACTTGCGCTTCGCAATAGCTCGATGAATTCTGATGTTGTCTCGTGTTACATGAGTAGCACGCCATTGGAGTGCTGGTGCCGAGATGGTTATGGTGGTAACCCTTATTTTATTGGAGGATGCCAAG ATATTAACGAATGTGAAGATTCAAATATATGCCACCGGATGGACCGGACCTGCGTGAACAAACGGGGCGGCTATGATTGTGTTGACAGTAGAAAGACAGCTAAAGTCATTCTCATTG GGGTTGGGGCAGGCCTTGGGGTACTACTTTTGTGTCTTTTCATATGGAGATTGTGCAAATatatcaagaagagaaaaataatcaagctcaaagaGAAGTACTTCAAACGCAATGGCggtcttttgttggaaattgaGCCATCTTCACCAGGAGgcaaaattaagaaaagcaaATTGTTCAACTCCAAGGATTTAGAGAATGCCACTGACAACTTCAACGATGATAGGATACTTGGGCAAGGTGGGCAAGGTACTATTTACAAGGGAATGTTAACAGATGGAAAAATAGTTGCGATTAAGAAATCAAAAGCGATAGACGAGGGAAAAGTCGAACAATTCATAAATGAAATCCTCATTCTCTCACAAATTAGCCATAGAAATGTGGTTAAGTTATTGGGGTGTTGCTTGGAAACGGAGGTCCCGCTTTTAGTATATGAGTTCATACCAAATGGGACTCTATACCAATACCTACACGACCCAAATGAAGAGTTTCATGTATCGTGGGACACACGCCTACGAATAGCAACTGAAATTGCGGGAGCCTTATTCTACTTGCATTCAGCAGCCTCCATTCCCATTTATCATCGGGACATCAAGTCCACCAATATCCTCTTGGATGAGAAATTTCGAGCAAAAGTGGCGGATTTTGGTACTTCCAAGTCTGTTTCCCTCGATCAAACTCATGTAACCACATTGGTGCAGGGGACTTTTGGCTACCTAGATCCCGAGTATTTCCAATCAAGTCAATTCACAGACAAAAGCGATGTGTATAGTTTTGGAGTTGTCCTTGTTGAACTCTTAACGGGACAAAAGCCAATCTCATCACTAAGGgaacaagaaggaagaagcctTGCAACCTATTTCATAGTTTCGATGGAGGAGAGTCACTTGTTTGACATTGTGGATGCTCAAGTTTTGAAAGAAGGtaagaaggaagagattgcAATAGTTGCTAACCTTGCAAATAGGTGCTTGAGCTTGAATGGAAGGAGCCGGCCTACAATGAAAGAAGTGGCAATGGAGTTAGAGGGGATAAGGAAGCTCCCAAATCCTTTGGATATTCAGCAAAATCAAGAGGATCGTGATGCAACTGAATCTCATGCGATTGCTTTTAAATCGAGCAAGTCAAACATCGATGCAAATGTCATTACATTTTCGGATGTGCAGCCATTCTTACCTAGTACAACGTGGTGA